ACTCGTGTCCAAGATAGCGTTGCTCAGGACGGGAGGACTGCTCAGTAGGTACGGTATAAGAGTCTACACATCAACCCCGGTCATAAGGGTGGAGAGAAACGGCGTTGAGTTAGTGAGGCCACCGCTCGAAAGGTTCTTCATCGAGGCAGACACAGTGGTGTTAGCGGCGGGAGGGTATCCAACATAGATCTGCAGTTAATTAACGCTGCAAGAGCGATGGCTAAGGAGGTCCACATCATAGGGGATGCTAAGGAACCGAGGAAAGTCATAGACTCAGTGCATGAGGGATTCTTCACGGCGTTAAACATTTAAAACCTGTTTTTATCACCGAAACACATACTCAAAGACTAAGTTATTCCAACATCGTTGATGCCGCATTACTCAGGATGGAGGGGGCGGAGTCCTAGATCCGACCCAAATCCCTTGCCTGATGACGCGAACCTTAGGCGACCCACTACCGCGGATCAACCTCATAAGTCTCGATCACCTGATAATAATCGTGATCATTCATGGTAAGGCTGTCTAGAGGTAGTGTGTTTCTGTATGTGATGATTGGGGATATAACTGAGTTCATCGGAGATGCCGTGGTGAACCCGGCGAATACGTACATGTTTATGAGTGGAGGGGTTGCAGGGGCTATAAGGAGGAAAAGCGGGGTTGAAATAGAGTTAGAGGCTAGGAGGCATGCACCAGTGCCTATTGGTAAGGCCGTGACCACCTCGGCCGGCAAGTTTAAGTGTAGGTACGTTATTCACGCACCAACCGTCGAGGCCCCTGGAGGAAGATCCAGCGCGGAGAAAGTATATGAAGCGACTAAGGCAGCTCTTAAAGAAGCCCGCAGGGTTGGAGTAACAACGGTGGCGTTCTCGTTAATGGGTGCTGGGGTTGGAGGCTTAACCCTCGAGGAGTCTTTGAGATCTATGGTCAAAGCGTTTGAGGAGTTAGGTCGCGGGATGAATCTCCATCTATATGTCCTGAGTGGGGACATGCAGTTGAAAGCGGTAGAGGT
The DNA window shown above is from Thermofilaceae archaeon and carries:
- a CDS encoding macro domain-containing protein, with amino-acid sequence MVRLSRGSVFLYVMIGDITEFIGDAVVNPANTYMFMSGGVAGAIRRKSGVEIELEARRHAPVPIGKAVTTSAGKFKCRYVIHAPTVEAPGGRSSAEKVYEATKAALKEARRVGVTTVAFSLMGAGVGGLTLEESLRSMVKAFEELGRGMNLHLYVLSGDMQLKAVEVLTKMGWREG